The genomic stretch CAAGAGGATGCCGGTTTTGCCAGGCCGGGATGATTTATCGTCCTGTGCGAGAGCGTGCTCCTGACAAGGTTTTGGCCCTGGCGGAAAGGGCGCTGGCCAATACGGGATATGACGATCTTTCTCTTCTATCTCTCAGCACAGGTGACTACGGCGCTATCCAGGTCTTGATGGAGCGGCTAATGAACCGATGCGAGCCGGAAAAGATTGCTGTCTCGCTACCTTCTCTTCGCGTTGGAAGTCTGACTCAGTCGCTCATGGCCCAGATCAAGCGCGTCAGAAAGACAGGCTTTACAATAGCCCCGGAGGCTGGAAGCCAGCGGCTGCGTGACGTTATCAACAAGAATATCACTGAGCGAGATCTCAAAGAAACACTCCAGAATGCCTTTGGACTGGGCTGGCAGCTAATCAAGCTCTACTTCATGATCGGCCTTCCAACAGAGACGCAAGAGGACCTGGATGCCATTGTTGAACTGGTGAGAGATCTTCAAAATCTTCGTATTCCGGGCGTGCGCAGAAAAAATATTACTGTCAGTGTTTCCACCTTTATTCCAAAGGCGCACACGCCATTTCAGTGGCGCCCTCAGATCTCGGCGGCCGAGAGCAGAGAAAAGATCCACATGCTTCGAGGCAAGCTAAGGGGACGGGGGCTCCGTTTCAAGTGGCAAGACCCGGAGATGAGCATCCTTGAAGGACTTTGGGCGAGGGGGGACAGGCGGTTGAGTCCCTTGTTGGTTAAGGCCTATGAAATGGGCTGCCGTTTTGATGGTTGGAGTGACCAGTTTCAATACAAACGATGGCAAGAGGCTATCGAGGCCTGCAGCGTGGACCTTGATTCTTACACGACCCGACCCCGTGATTTTTCAGAGTCCCTCCCCTGGGATCACATTGATTCCGGGGTTTCCAAGGAGTTTCTGAAGCAGGAGTGGGAAAGGGCGCTAGCAGGAGGTTATACTCCGGACTGCCGCCAGGGCGAGTGTAACCTGTGCGGGGTTTGCGACTTCGAAGCCGTAAAGCCTGTGACCTTTGGGGCAGAACCTGGGACCCGGATTCGCCACCATATTGACAAGACTCACAAAACGCCTGTGTTTAGGAAGATGCAAATCTCTTATGCCAAGCGCGGTCCGGCTAAGTATTTTGGCCACCTGGAGCTTGTCAAAATCATGATGCGCGCTTTCAGGCGAGCCAGAGTCCCTTTGAGATTTACAGAGGGGTTTCACCCTGCGCCAAAGGTTTCCTTTGAATCCCCGCTTCCAGTTGGCATAGAGAGCACCGAAGAGCACTTTCAAGTCGAGACGCCGTTCCATGTGCAACCAGAATCACTGATCGAGCGTGTTAACGAACAACTGCCGGAGGGCCTCATCATCACTGCTTGCGCCACGGTCTTTCAGCGCTTGCCAGCAGAAACGGCCAGAATCTGTCACTACACCATCAGCCTGAAAGAAGCTTTGTTTTCCGAAGAAAAACTCAAAGATTTCTTGGAGAGTCCGGCAGCGCCTCTAACCAAGAAAAATCGAAAGGGCCGCGTCAAAACCATCGATCTGAAGCAAGCTGTCCGAGAACTGCAGCTTGTATCTTCCACAACGGCAAGAATGACGCTGAGCACGTTGCCCGGAAATCACGTGAGACCCACAGATGCCCTTGGTCATATTTTCGGCCTTTCAGAGAGAAACCTCATGCTTGCGACTATTATTAAGGAGCCTGCAGGGTAACTTCTCAAAAAGTCCGGGTAATTCCCTGAAACTGTCATTTCGGCTCATTGCGAGAAGTCCCGCCTCTGGCGGGACAACAACGCAATCTCAGTGCTACCAAGGAGATTGCGTCGCTTGGCTCGCAATGACCAGAACCCGAACTTTTTGAGAGGTTACCCTGCTATGAAGTCAACCATTTGAAAAGCCAGGATTTTTGTGATACTCAAACGAAATCTGTATGGTCCTGTCTTGATTGTCGAATGGACGGTCGCAAGTGCAAAGAAGCCGTCATGGCGAAAAGACGTGTAGTAGCAAGCCATCAACACTTGCGCCCGCTGTACTACCCCCTGGCCGTCTAATATTCATTGCCGTTTCTCGATTTGGGCTTTTCGACATGAAATTAGAAGGTAAATTAGAGTATGGAAATACTGCTCCTAAATGACATTGTCATCATATTTGGGCTGTCCATTGCTATCCTCTTCATATGCCATCGACTTCGAGTGCCGGCGATTGTGGGATTTCTCTTTACCGGGATACTGACCGGGCCTTACGGACTTGGACTGGTAAAAGCAGTTCATGAAGTTGAAATTTTAGCTGAAGTCGGCGTTGTGTTATTGCTTTTTACTATCGGCATCGAGTTCTCACTTGAAAGGCTGCTGCAAATCAAGAAATCAGTCCTGATGGGAGGCTCGATTCAGGTCTTGCTAACACTTTTTGTTACTTTTGTTATAGCAAGGCGACTGGGGCAATCCGTTGGTGAATCGATCTTTATGGGATTTCTTATAGCCCTCAGCAGCACGGCCATTGTGCTCAAACTAATGCAGGAAAGAGCTGAAGTTGATAGCCCCCATGGACGTACAACTCTTGGCATCTTGATCTTCCAGGATATCATTATTGTTCCAATGATATTGGTTACGCCTCTGCTTGCCGGAGCAACAGGGGATTCGGGCGAAACCGTCCTCGTTCTTATTGCCAAAGTAATCGGAATCATCGGGTTGGTGATCGTCAGCGCCAAATGGATTGTACCACAGGTATTGTATCAAATCGCCCGGACGCGAAGCCAGGAGCTTTTCTTGTTGAGCGTAGTTCTAATATGCCTCGCAGCGGCGTGGATAACTTCCAGTGCGGGCCTTTCCCTTCCCCTGGGCGCTTTTTTGGCAGGATTGATCATTTCCGAATCTGAATACAGTCATCACGCACTCGGGAACATCCTACCCTTTCGGGATGTCTTTACAAGCTTCTTTTTTGTTTCCATTGGTATGCTGCTGGATATAGGTTTCCTTTTCCGGCAACCGGGAACCATTGCACTGATCGCTTTGGGCGTTTTGGTTTTAAAACCCATCATTGCCGGTCTTGCAACGGTTTTACTAGGATTCCCGCTTCGCACCTCAATTTTGGTTGGCCTTGCGCTCGGTCAGGTCGGTGAATTTTCGTTCATTTTATCCAAGACCGGTGTTCAATATGGTTTACTTGACCTAAATATTTATCAGATGTTTCTGGCTTTCTCTGTGCTTAGCATGGCGCTGACACCATTCATTATAACCCTGGCGCCCCGCCTAGCAGATATTATCCCACGGTTGCCGCTGCCGGAAAGGCTAATATCGGGCTTTTATGCTGTTTCGGAGATAAAAGTTGAAGACAGAAAACACCACCTTATTATCATCGGCTTCGGAGTGAACGGTAGGCACGTGGCACAGGCCGCCAGGGGAGCTGGTATTCCTTACGCAATCATTGAAATGAACCCCGAAACAGTAAGGAGCGAACAAGCAAGGGGTGAGCCAATTTATTATGGCGATTCAACCCAGGAGGCAGTACTTCAGCACGCAAACATCAAAGATGCGAGAATTGTTGTAGCTGCAATTAACGATCCCGCAGCAACCCGTAGAATTACCGAAGTCATTCGGAGACTTAATCCGAAAACTCACTTGATCGTACGAACCCGTTATCTCCAAGAAATGAAGCCCCTGTATGAATTAGGGGCTGACGAGGTCATCCCAGAAGAATTTGAGACATCAGTGGAAATCTTTACCCGGGTTTTGGCCAAATATTTCATACCCAGAGATGAAATCCAAAGGCTGGTCACTGAAGTGCGATCAGATGGTTACGAGATATTTCGAAACCTTTCCAAGACGTCGGCATCTTTTTGTGATTTGAAACTTGAGCTTCCCGATGTCGATATCAGTACGTTTCGGATCTTGCAAGGATCAGCGTTAATTGGGAAAACCCTTGCCCAGATCGAGTTAAGAAGGCGTTACGGAGTTTCCGTAGTGGCAATACGACGAGATGCGCAGATACTGTCCAACCCGGGTGCGCACACGCTGCTTCAGCCCAACGATGAGCTTTTTGTCCTTGGACCACCGGAAAAGATTGCCAAGGTGACGGGTTTATTGCATAACCCAGAAGAAAGAGAGGTGAGCTGATGAATCCATTCATGGCAGTGATTAGCGTAATCTTGGACCTTAAGCGGACATGTCCTGTTTGCAAAAGAGATCAGGTTGTCCCTGCAAGCAAAAGAAGCCAAACCGTGCCTTGTAAATTCTGCGGAGCAGATGTACCTCCACGCAAGGGCTTATGATGTCTAACAAGCACGAGAGTTCTTGCCAAATTGTTCATCAGCTCTGTTAAAATGCCCCTAACAAGCCGTTCAATGCGGCCAGCTATCTCTTCGCTAACCCCAGCTGGAAGATGTCTGCTATGTATGCATAGACACTGTGACACTGCTCTCGCATAGCTTTGATGTCGGGTCGATATGCGCATCCCACATTGGTTAGAGCGGTTAAAGATGTTTTCTTCAACCGTTTTTCCTCTTTTTGAGGAGCGGGTGGCCGGGGGATGGCACGGCTTACCGTCATAACCGCTTCGTCAACAATTCGCCAGATCTCCTCTTCCGAGCCTGCACTTTCTCACCGACTAAAATGACGTACTTTTTTGGCGTCTTTAATAGACGACCCTTTCATTTCAGTTCAGGAAACCTGGTCTTGTGGGCCAGGTCGCCGACTTCGCCAGCCTACTCCGCCGAAGTGGCAACGGCTACGAAGGCCGGGAAGTAGACTTGGCTACGACGTCTCCGCCCGCCTGCGGGCCGAAGCCTATGGCGGAGAGCCCGAAGGCGAACCACAACTTTAAGGCATTTCTTTGCTGGCGCTCCCTGATGATCGGTGAATGGAAAATGGAAGGCTGTGAAAACTTACAATCGTTACAACTTGGGAAATCGGCAACGGACGCCCGCGATCAGAAGGTAATTTTGTATAACAACGCCACGGCCTGGCCTTCATCCGGCCTCATCACCGAAGCCTCCAAGGTTGAATGTTCCTTCAAATAGCGAAAGAAATCGCGCTTCTGTTTGCGGTTGTATTTGTGAGCACTGCTAACAGCGCTATAGATATTGCCGGAATAGAGTCCAATCTCAAAAAAGGTTATCAGGCCCCCGAGGGCCTCATTTTCGTGATCAAATGCCTCATAGGCGGCAAGTATCATGGCGCCGTTTAGCAAGAAAGCGATGAAAGCGTCTCTGTACCTTTCGCAATAGAGGTGCCCGGCGCCGGGAATCACAGCAAGCCAGCCTGCAGCATGTGGATTTTTAGTTTTCACGAATTTTTTTTTATTGATTTTTTCGGACAGATCCTGGAGACGGTAGGCATTTTTGTTCTCCGGACTGATGCTATCAAAGGAGGCCTCGGCCTTTTCCCATTGGTCCATCTCAAGGTAGATCCATCCCCGCCTGTAGTGTAACTCATCCTTCACATCAGGGTCCTGGGTAATCATCAGGAGCCTGTCCAATACAACGAAAGCCGCGTCATATTGCTTCAGCTTCACGTAGCACTCGGCCGCCTTGAAATAGGATTTTACGGCAAACTCTGTATCACGGTATTTTTCAATCAAAGAATCAAAGGCGTCGATCGCCTGTTTGAAACGCTCTCCCTTGACATAGGAAAGCCCCACTTTGTACATGGTCAATTCCACACGCGGGTCTTGAGGGAAAAAGTGAATGAAACGCTCATATTCGCTGATTGCCCTGTAATATTCCCTTGTTGTGAAATAGGCTTCAGCAAACCGGAACTGCTCATCGGCTGTTATGACTACGGATGTCTGGCCATGGACAAATCGAGGGACAAGGGCGAAGAAAACAAGCCAGAACAGCAGCACAAAACCCGGCAAGCGTTTGCTATAGGTTTTCAGATAGTTAATTTCACAAGGCCAGAGGGAGAAATACGAGTAAGGCGTACTGGTGGGTACGTCGTCGAGGATTTCGACCGATAACGCAGTGAAATTGATTATCTGAAGTTCTATATTTTCCAATTAACAAATTACCTTCTGGAACACCAAAACAGCCGACAAGACCAGGCCCAGGGCAAGGTGCGTCTGGATGGTCAGGGCTTGGGCCGGGATAATTTCGTCGTAGGTTTCGTAGTGCAGGTTCAGGATCTTGATCGCCTTAAGCGGCAGCGGTATGGTCAGAAGAGCCGCGAGACAGAGCCACGGCGCCTTTCGGCCCAAAACCCAGTAAAGCACCACGGCGTAGGGACTGAGCATGAGCAATGAATAAATCCTGCGCGAGCGGTTGCGGCCCAGTCGAACGACCCAGTTCAGCTTTCCAGCGCCCCGGTCCGCATCATAGTCCGGAAACTGGTTGATCCAAATCACGGCTGTGATCAAAAAGCCAAGAGGGATACCCAAGGTGAAGGCCTGCCACGTGAAAAGACCTGTCATCACGTAATAGGTCCCCCAGGTAATCAGGGGGCCAAAGGCCAGGAAAATGGT from Deltaproteobacteria bacterium encodes the following:
- a CDS encoding TIGR03960 family B12-binding radical SAM protein; protein product: MSRQSLEDILPLVRHSSHYLGSEVNAIRKDPGQVRLRVALAFPDLYEVGMSHVGIQILYHILNAQKGIAAERVFAPGLDLEAELRATHTSLCSLETHTPLSDFDIIGFSLLYELNFTNILSMLGLSDIPFYSRNRGNSHPFVLGGGPCTFNPEPLADFFDAIVIGDGEEVVVELVELLLEWKEGGGNDRQKLLERWSRLQGVYVPSFFRPDWDSMGLQALTPRFSSHNTVHKALVCDLNKVPYPDRPVIGFGKPIHDRLSLEICRGCTRGCRFCQAGMIYRPVRERAPDKVLALAERALANTGYDDLSLLSLSTGDYGAIQVLMERLMNRCEPEKIAVSLPSLRVGSLTQSLMAQIKRVRKTGFTIAPEAGSQRLRDVINKNITERDLKETLQNAFGLGWQLIKLYFMIGLPTETQEDLDAIVELVRDLQNLRIPGVRRKNITVSVSTFIPKAHTPFQWRPQISAAESREKIHMLRGKLRGRGLRFKWQDPEMSILEGLWARGDRRLSPLLVKAYEMGCRFDGWSDQFQYKRWQEAIEACSVDLDSYTTRPRDFSESLPWDHIDSGVSKEFLKQEWERALAGGYTPDCRQGECNLCGVCDFEAVKPVTFGAEPGTRIRHHIDKTHKTPVFRKMQISYAKRGPAKYFGHLELVKIMMRAFRRARVPLRFTEGFHPAPKVSFESPLPVGIESTEEHFQVETPFHVQPESLIERVNEQLPEGLIITACATVFQRLPAETARICHYTISLKEALFSEEKLKDFLESPAAPLTKKNRKGRVKTIDLKQAVRELQLVSSTTARMTLSTLPGNHVRPTDALGHIFGLSERNLMLATIIKEPAG
- a CDS encoding cation:proton antiporter, with product MEILLLNDIVIIFGLSIAILFICHRLRVPAIVGFLFTGILTGPYGLGLVKAVHEVEILAEVGVVLLLFTIGIEFSLERLLQIKKSVLMGGSIQVLLTLFVTFVIARRLGQSVGESIFMGFLIALSSTAIVLKLMQERAEVDSPHGRTTLGILIFQDIIIVPMILVTPLLAGATGDSGETVLVLIAKVIGIIGLVIVSAKWIVPQVLYQIARTRSQELFLLSVVLICLAAAWITSSAGLSLPLGAFLAGLIISESEYSHHALGNILPFRDVFTSFFFVSIGMLLDIGFLFRQPGTIALIALGVLVLKPIIAGLATVLLGFPLRTSILVGLALGQVGEFSFILSKTGVQYGLLDLNIYQMFLAFSVLSMALTPFIITLAPRLADIIPRLPLPERLISGFYAVSEIKVEDRKHHLIIIGFGVNGRHVAQAARGAGIPYAIIEMNPETVRSEQARGEPIYYGDSTQEAVLQHANIKDARIVVAAINDPAATRRITEVIRRLNPKTHLIVRTRYLQEMKPLYELGADEVIPEEFETSVEIFTRVLAKYFIPRDEIQRLVTEVRSDGYEIFRNLSKTSASFCDLKLELPDVDISTFRILQGSALIGKTLAQIELRRRYGVSVVAIRRDAQILSNPGAHTLLQPNDELFVLGPPEKIAKVTGLLHNPEEREVS
- a CDS encoding tetratricopeptide repeat protein; translated protein: MENIELQIINFTALSVEILDDVPTSTPYSYFSLWPCEINYLKTYSKRLPGFVLLFWLVFFALVPRFVHGQTSVVITADEQFRFAEAYFTTREYYRAISEYERFIHFFPQDPRVELTMYKVGLSYVKGERFKQAIDAFDSLIEKYRDTEFAVKSYFKAAECYVKLKQYDAAFVVLDRLLMITQDPDVKDELHYRRGWIYLEMDQWEKAEASFDSISPENKNAYRLQDLSEKINKKKFVKTKNPHAAGWLAVIPGAGHLYCERYRDAFIAFLLNGAMILAAYEAFDHENEALGGLITFFEIGLYSGNIYSAVSSAHKYNRKQKRDFFRYLKEHSTLEASVMRPDEGQAVALLYKITF